In Lycium ferocissimum isolate CSIRO_LF1 unplaced genomic scaffold, AGI_CSIRO_Lferr_CH_V1 ctg285, whole genome shotgun sequence, a single genomic region encodes these proteins:
- the LOC132043770 gene encoding uncharacterized protein LOC132043770, translating to MGSLLYLTLTLFSLAFTATLSSQAQGIKSARLLDLVLRDNTFRFYNTKKFKTAKLYPIHLPSNLTGIRVDSVRYRCGSLARYGAKIKEFKLPIGVSIQHCAERVLIVRQNLGSNWSNIYYDNYELSGYQLISPVLGLLAYNAGDDMVTSSTPFELGFQSNKIPITIDFTNTTRLVNATSITPGIIPLCASFEHDGKVTLTKQMSRNVCATKKQGHFGLVIESPLIPSKNKRESNWKLAIGCSIGAALGAFLLGLLLIAIFAKVKKKARMEELVRRAYEEEALQVSMVGHVRAPTAGGTRTVPTIEHEYSPHNT from the coding sequence ATGGGCTCACTTCTTTATCTAACTCTGACATTATTTTCACTGGCATTCACCGCGACTCTTTCAAGTCAAGCACAAGGCATAAAATCAGCCCGACTTCTTGATCTAGTCCTCAGAGACAACACATTCCGATTTTACAACACCAAGAAGTTCAAAACAGCGAAACTGTATCCCATACATTTACCATCTAACCTCACGGGGATCAGAGTCGATTCAGTTAGGTATCGGTGTGGTAGTCTAGCAAGATATGGTGCCAAAATCAAAGAATTCAAATTGCCAATTGGGGTAAGTATCCAACATTGTGCTGAAAGAGTACTAATTGTTAGACAAAATCTTGGATCCAATTGGTCTAATATTTACTATGACAACTATGAATTATCAGGTTATCAACTTATTTCACCTGTTTTAGGCCTGTTAGCTTACAATGCTGGTGATGATATGGTAACTTCTTCAACCCCATTTGAACTCGGATTCCAATCCAATAAAATTCCAATTACAATTGATTTTACCAACACAACAAGGCTAGTAAATGCTACTAGTATCACACCAGGAATTATACCATTATGTGCTAGCTTTGAGCACGATGGAAAGGTGACACTAACAAAACAAATGTCGCGAAATGTTTGTGCTACTAAAAAGCAAGGACATTTCGGTTTAGTCATTGAGTCGCCTCTAATACCTTcgaaaaataaaagggaaagtaacTGGAAATTAGCCATAGGTTGCTCGATTGGAGCTGCATTGGGCGCGTTTCTTTTAGGTTTGCTACTGATCGCGATATTTGCAAAggtgaagaagaaagcaagAATGGAGGAATTGGTAAGAAGAGCATATGAGGAAGAAGCATTACAAGTTTCAATGGTTGGACATGTTAGAGCTCCAACTGCAGGTGGTACTAGGACTGTTCCAACTATTGAACATGAGTATAGTCCTCATaatacttaa